The following coding sequences lie in one Musa acuminata AAA Group cultivar baxijiao chromosome BXJ3-1, Cavendish_Baxijiao_AAA, whole genome shotgun sequence genomic window:
- the LOC135629212 gene encoding uncharacterized protein LOC135629212: MADEVPRRAMWAGLRSQLVMLTSQFLTSADDYQRFRAVCKSWRSAIPHRPDHLPTQLPFLLLVSTSEPRFRSAFRLTGASTGNVRSLPNTANMSCIGTSFGWLILLSMEGHLINLFNPVTAEDIRLPSLDGLPFDHVAPDADAAAIVVEKAVLSSDPTLDRDFVVVLFIRDVNIGWCTWRQGDESWTTNANPGVQPTSRMRDVVPYGNRMLCAIYGGNDCLAVLQVDPGPPGRATIAAWYGMPTCVPRTYRPTHLVVSNGELLLVTFDHNRTADGEMTPGFRVFRLETGGINRPAVAIEVEDIDNRILFLSQSSSVSVGADDLGFQGNAIYFVFKEEIEQGEYRSLWNVGVQNLESGEITEVVDSDVPDESGLKWPVRSSDVPRWVPPNLRSYNQ, encoded by the coding sequence ATGGCCGACGAAGTCCCAAGAAGAGCGATGTGGGCCGGGCTCCGATCGCAGCTCGTCATGCTCACCTCCCAATTCTTGACGAGCGCCGACGATTATCAGCGTTTCCGCGCCGTCTGCAAATCGTGGCGCTCTGCCATACCCCACCGGCCGGATCACCTCCCTACGCAGCTCcctttcctcctcctcgtctccacGTCTGAACCAAGATTCCGATCCGCCTTCCGCCTCACCGGCGCCTCCACCGGAAATGTTCGCTCGCTACCTAACACAGCCAATATGTCCTGCATTGGCACCTCCTTCGGCTGGCTCATCCTCCTCTCTATGGAAGGCCATTTGATCAACCTCTTCAACCCCGTTACCGCCGAGGACATTCGGCTCCCCTCCCTTGATGGTCTCCCGTTTGATCATGTGGCGCCGGACGCCGATGCGGCCGCGATTGTCGTAGAGAAGGCTGTATTATCCTCGGATCCCACGCTCGACCGCGACTTTGTGGTTGTCCTCTTCATACGCGACGTGAACATTGGATGGTGTACGTGGCGCCAAGGTGACGAATCATGGACGACAAACGCGAATCCTGGGGTGCAACCTACGTCCCGGATGCGCGACGTCGTTCCCTACGGCAACCGGATGCTGTGCGCGATATACGGCGGCAACGACTGCTTGGCGGTCCTCCAGGTTGACCCAGGTCCTCCGGGGAGGGCGACGATTGCCGCATGGTACGGCATGCCGACCTGCGTGCCGCGCACTTATCGCCCCACCCACTTGGTTGTATCGAACGGAGAACTGCTGCTGGTTACGTTCGATCACAATAGGACTGCAGACGGGGAGATGACCCCCGGATTCCGTGTCTTCAGGCTGGAGACAGGCGGCATAAACAGGCCGGCGGTGGCCATCGAAGTGGAGGATATCGACAACCGTATCTTGTTCTTGAGCCAGAGCTCGTCCGTGTCCGTCGGCGCTGATGACTTGGGGTTCCAGGGGAATGCCATCTACTTCGTCTTCAAAGAAGAGATTGAGCAGGGGGAATATAGGTCGCTGTGGAATGTCGGAGTTCAGAACTTAGAAAGTGGTGAGATCACCGAGGTTGTTGATTCGGACGTGCCCGATGAGAGCGGGCTAAAGTGGCCGGTACGGTCGTCGGACGTCCCCCGATGGGTGCCGCCCAATCTGCGCAGCTACAATCAATGA